AATTAAAAACATCATCGCCTTTCATAACTAAATTATCTTTAGACCTGAAATTCCCGTTTTTATCTTCTTCCATTAAAGCAGTTTCAGGAGTTGATGGCATTCTAAAGCCGCCAGCAGGAATCATAAGTACATCAGCATTTGTGCCATCCATTTTTATGTTTCCAAAAATTGTATTTTCATCTGTTGTTTTAGAAACAACTGTAATTGAAGCAGCATCTCCGGTAAGAGGATTGCTATTTCTGTCGCGTTTAGAAACTTTTCTACTTAGAATATCCGCATTAATCAATATTACTTTTTTTATAGCATCCTGCTCAAGCAATAAAAATGCCTGAATTAGCCCAATCTCGTATGCAGCACAGCCCTGATTAATGTCCATACATATCATGTCGTGCTTAAGGTTCAGCCGCCCCTGAATGACATTGCTGGTAGGCGGCATGATATAATCGGATGACTGAGTAACCAGGATAAGTGCATCGATCTCTTCCTTTTTTAACAACCCTTTTTCAAGCAGGTACTCCATACCAAATACAGCAAAATCGGAAACACATACATCATCATTTGCTATTCTGTGTTTATTATATCCCATTGCCAATTTTAATTTCATACATTTAGCCTCAGAGAAATTATAATTTCCCATCTCATCTTCAAATTTAACTTCATTGGCTGGAAGTATAGTGAGTATACCTTCTATTTTTTTATTCCTGAATTTAAGATTCATTGCTTACTCCGTTTTTTTTCAATAATGATATAATCGCAGCAATACTTGAAAAATTTTTAGGTATAATATCCATACCATCAATGGAAATACCATAATGCTTATCGAGCGAGGTTACAAGGTTTACAATATCAAATGAGTCTAACATACCTTGTTCAATAAAATCTGAATTTTCCATAAAATCAAATTCAGGTCGTAATTCCTTTAATATTTCAATAATTTTATTCTTCATGTTGTTTTGTTTTAATAAAAGTATAATCTTTTAATCCATCGAATCTCGCACCTAGTAAATGGTGAATTTTTTTCACTTCTGTGTTTTCTGAATTCACCCAAAAATACGCATAATTTATTCCTCGCAAAATCATAATATTGAAAATATCCAATAAAAGTAACAAGCCTTCACCTGATTTATCCAACCAAGCATTAAGATAACACTTTTTATCCTTTATTGTAAAAATCAGAAATCCTTTTTGCACACTATTATTCTGGCTAATTACAATTTGTTGATTATCGATCATTTTTTTTATATCTCCAATTGTAGGCAAATGATCAACAATTTTATTAAAAGTAGAATATAATGAATTATATATATCATTTAAATGAGAACGTTCAGCAAATTGGGTACTACGACTTGTCCTTTTTTTAACATCTTTATAATACATTCTTTCGTAAATACCTATACAGGTATATCCACTTTCATCAAGTATTTTATTCCAGTTATCAATTGAACTCTTTGATGGAATATTTATAGCATGTTCAAAACGTAATTTCTTTAAAACCCGGACTGTTTCCTGATGGTCGGACGAGGTAATATAGCAACGATAAAAATCATTGTCTGGTTTCCGTATTAAAATAGTATTATCACCGCAATAAGCCTCTATCTCAGAATTCTCCGAATAATCATAAAAATTATTATAAATAATCTTTCGCTTTCTATAATCATTCAAAATAGTCCTGAAGTCGCTAATATTATATATTTTAAATTGTACTACACCTTCCATTTTCAGATCGTTCCGTTATCTACATGAATATTTTGGCCTGTAATTGAACTTGCTTTTTCAGATAACATGAATGAAACAGTTTGAGCAACCGAATCAATGTTTGTGGGAATTTTTAACGATGTCCTGTTGTATATCTTTTCTTTTTGTTCGGTAGTAAGTGTCGCACTCATTGCAGTTTCCATAAAACCAGGAACCACCACATTGGACCTGATCCCTTTTGATCCCCATTCTCTTGCCGTATTCTTCGAGAATGCCTCTAGTGCGCCTTTACTGGAAGCATACATGGCAAGTCCTTTGTAACCGGTATGCACGCTGACCGATGAGATATGCACGATACTTCCCCTGGTCTTATTGAATATCATATTGCGTATGGCATATTTGGTAAGCATCATTGGGGCATATACATTCACCCTGAACATCATTTCCAATTGATACAAGTCTAGGTTGGTGATGATATCATCATAGGCTGTTGCTGCGTTGTTCACAAACCCATGAACTACGATGGTATTAGGGATGAATTCCTTGAATATAACCTTGTGAATATTTGCTGTATCAGATAGATCATAACTTTTAAAAAAGAGCTTGCCATGATATTTTTTCTCAAGCGTTTTTAATTCGGAAGAAAAACTCCTGCTGATGGCATATACCTTATTACCCTGCTCAAGCAAAGACCTGCAGATAGCAATGCCCACTCCTCTTGATGCGCCTGTGACGAGTACATTCATGATCGCTTTATTTTTCCGGTTCTTGTTAAACTGATGTTTTCAACAAAAGTGATTTTTCTCGGTACTTTATAGTCTTGTAATTTTTCTGATAGATATTTTCTAATTTCTATTTCGGAAATATTTATGCCGCTGTACAGTTGAACATCTGCACACAAGATATTTCCCAGTACAGAGTTCGGCTTGCTGTATACGATCGCATGCTTTATGCCAGGTTTCCCGGATAATGCTTCCTCCACTTCTGCAGGATTAACTTTAAAACCTCCAATATTGATCAGTTCATTCTTTCTGCCGTGAAACCTAAAGGTCCCTGTCGTCTCATCGACCCATTCCACCAAATCGCTGGTGTGATAATATTCGTGGTCCAGATTTATCTCTGCCGAATTTCCCAGCAAGGACTGATGTATCCATAATTCATTATTTGCAACAATGATCTTTTCTTTCAAATGCTCAGGAATTTGGAAATATTCTCCTTTGGACACCAATAAAGACCCCCCTTCTGTTGAAGCATAGATGTTATTGATCTTGGCATTCGGAAAGATCCCAAGCATATTTTCATGTAATTTTTTATCCGACTTCTCGCCTCCAAAGGTCAAGCGGATTACAGACGGATAAGACCTTTCAAAAGGGAGCAACAGCCTGTAAAATGTAGGAGTTGCCGAAATATGTGTTATCTGGTATTTTGAAATGGCATTGTAAATACCCGTTCTTTCTTTCTTGAACAGGTTGATCAGGGGGTGTTTATTCATAAATGCCTGAAAAAAAACCTGCAGCCCGGCCATGTGGGTAGGATTATGTGCAAAACCCCAGACTGTATTGGTGAAATTTTGTTTCTTCTGAACAGCCCTGGCCAGCGATGATACAGAATGCAGTATCTGTTTTGGCTGACCGGTGGTTCCTGAAGTAAAAATAATGATCTCAGATGCCGAATTCTGAATTTTGTCAATTACAGCATTAAAATCTTTGAAATCATTCTGTAACAATGTTTCACTGACATTTATTCCATCGATGTTTAATTTACCGATCTCATCCTTGCTTAGGTCTGAGTCAAGCAGAACCAATTGCTTTCCGGCAACAAGTCCTACAAGAAAATTGAGGAAAAAATCGTACAATCCTCCAGATTTAAAGACCCTACAATAGCCTTTCGATTCATTTATATCACGAATAAGCTCTTCATAGCTCTTCTCCTTTTCTATGTCGGACAAGAACAACGTCATTATTTTTTTAGTTTTAATAATATCTCGCCAACGGTAGAGACCAGACCGTCTTCGAAAATATCTACATCAAAAACATCTTCAATGCGTACGGTCAATTCGGCCAGATCAAATGAGGTAAATCCAAAATCATCACGGAGTTTATCTGCAGGTGTCAACTCATTCAGCTTATCCATGCCTTTTCCTTCTCTGATATAATTTATGATCTCTAAGATTTTCGACTCCATAGGTTTTTATTTTTGTCAACAGATCTCGCTGCTTAATTTCAGCCTGTCGATTTTTCCATTTGTATTTCTTGGCAATTTTTCCATCTTATGATATGCGGTTGGTACCATATATTTTGGAAACATCTGAGCAATAGCGCGCTTCATTTCGGCAATAGATTTTTCTTGGGTTGATTCATAAATAAGCGTGATTTCTTTTTTTGTTGTGTTATATACTACGCATCCGTTATCTACCAGTTTCAAGGTATTAATGATAACATGTTCGATCTCGCCCAGCTCGATGCGGTAACCAAGATGCTTGATCAGGCTGTCTTTTCTGCCTTTGAAGATGAGTTCGCTCCGTTCGTTCATGAAGACAATATCACCAGTACGGTAAATGATCTCAGGATAGGAAGTATTCAGTGGATTCTGTACAAAAGCAGCCTCTGTTTTTTCACGGTTATTATAATAACCCATGGCCAATGACGTTCCGCGCACACACAATTCGCCTTCTTCGTTGATCCCGGCGGGCTGGTCATTTTCTTTCAGCACCAGGATGTCAGTATTGCGACAGGGAAAGCCTATCGGAATGGGTTCTTCGTCCTTCAGGTCTCTTTCAACAATATAATACGTGCAATCAAGGGTGATCTCAATGGGACCATATAGATTCACAAATTTAGTTCCTTGTAAATTCTTCTTCCAGTAATTAAATTGCTTGGTGGGAAAAACCTCTCCTGCAAACCAAACGGTCTTCAGTTTGGGCAGTGCGATCTTGCTCAGCAGGTCCATATTGGCAATGTTCACCATAATGGTAGGCACCCAGAAAATAAAACTTACTTCATTTTTCTGCATGATATCTAGAATCGTGGCAGGAAATGCGCTGTTTTGCTCCGGGATAAGAACAAGAGTGCTTCCTTTTGCCATCAGCATGCACAATTCAAAACTGTAAATATCGAATATCGAAGGCGACAGGGATCCAACAATCTCATGGTCGGTGATGCCCAGGGTTTCAACAGCCCATTCCGTGAAATCAAAGAAGCTCCTGTGATTAAGCACAACTCCTTTGGGAGTACCTGTAGAACCCGAAGTATTGATTATGCATAATGGATCTGTATCTATGATCCGTTTTACATTTGATCGCAGTTTTTCTTCATTGAAATTAATATCAACATTGATCAGGTCCATATTGATTACCGGTACATGGCTACCCAATGCTTCAAGAGCCGACGAATACGCCGAGCTGGTAATAATGAACTGAGGCCTGACCTGTTCGATAATATTTTTCAACCGAGCCTGCGGATACTTTACATCCAGATTCATGTAACAATTTCCGCTATAAATGATCGCAATATCAGCAACAACGCTTTCAATGCTTTTGGGCAAGAAAACCGCAATAGGTTTGTTGATACAGTTATTTAATCGAATAATTTCATAAGCAATTATTTTTGCTTTAGCATTAAGTTCTGAAAAAGAAACATTTCGATCGCCGTCAATCACTGCTATCTTATTATTAGCAACATTAACTGTGTCTATAAAATATTCAATGATGTTAATCTTCATACTGGAAAAGATAGATTCAATTACTATTTTTTTTTAATAAATTTGTTATCATTATTAATTATTATTTTTTATAGCTTCCAGAATAACATCCACCTGCCGTTCTGTTGTAGATAATTTTAATCCAAGTTCTCTGCAATTATTCGACATTTTAATATATTCAGAAGAATTCAAATCCAAAATTCGCTGAACCCCTTCAGCAAATTTATTTAATTCTCCCAACTCTACTCTGTAACCTGTTTCCCCATCAACTACCAAATCCTTTGCCACACCTATATTAAAAGAGACAACAGGAGTTCCACACATTATTGACATATTTACCATAATTGGCCCCGCATCTTGAATAGAAGGACTTACAAAAACATTTGCTGCCTGAAAAGCAGCCGGTAACTCTCTATTTGCATCAAGTAACCCTAAAAATTTATATGGAAATGGTAATGATTCTAATAATGTATCATCACATCGTCCAGCAAGAACTAAAAAAACATCTTCAATATTCTGAGGTTTATATTTTTTTATTAAATTCAATGCATGGATAAGAAGCTTAATTCCTTTTCTTTCCTCGTTAATATACTGAGCACCAAAAAATATAATTTTTTTATCTGTAGGAAGTCCCATTTTTGCCCTTACTTCAATTTTATTATTAGGCTTAAAAATATCAGGATTTATAGGAGCCTGAAGCTTTTTGTTTGTGATATTTTTAAAAATAGAGCTATAATTTATTTCATCCCCGCCAAAAAAAGTTATAAATTTTACCGACTTGAAATACCTTTGTTTAAAAATAAAATTTTTATGTGTAATATCATTTGGATCATTAGATTTAAGAGCCGGGCATTTACCGCATTCATACTTATAACCTTCGCACCCCCAATTATAATGACAACCTCCAGTCATAGGGTTCATATCCGGAAACACCCACAAAATAGGTACTTTGTAAATTATATAGAGCTCATAAATATTTTTGGGATGAATAAAATCTTGTAAAAAATAAAGAATAATTGCATCTGGTTTAATTGAAATTTTTCTTACAATTTGCTTAGTTCTAACAAGTGTTTTATATTGATTTAGGTATAAAAAACAATACTTTGCATCAGCTTTAATATTTTTCACAATGCTAAACTTTGCAAAAAAAGTATATATTTTTCTTTTAAAAAAATTAATTCCCCGCAAATATAATTTTGAAAAACAGCCTACATAAACAGCATTAATATCATTTGTAGCTTTATGAGTATGCAATAGCAACACTTTTGAATTATAGCCTCTTTTCTTTAATTCAAGATGAAAAATTTCAGTCATTATTCCGGATGCTTTAAAATCCGGAGAAGAGATATGTAAAATATTCATTAGCTCCAAATTCCTTTCGCCTTGAAGTGTATTATTTTATGATACTGCATAGGATAAAAAATAAACCCTGGCAACCCTAGTATAGCTGTTGATAGAATAACACCTGATATTCCTATTGTTTTACCCAAATATATTGAAAGAGGTATATTTACTAAAGCACCTATCAATCCTGCAACCAATTGAAATTTAATATGACCAACACCATTTAAAAAAGTACTATATATGGCATTCCATAAATTTATCATAACGTAAAGTGCCATTACTATCGTGATTGACATAGGAACATGAACTGTATTCCCTACCCAAAGAAAATAAAATGTATTAGAAAATAATATCATTAATATTATAGCTCCAATTAAAAGCAACCATATAGATTTTAATTTTTTCATGGAAAGTCTTATCCAGTTTAAATCTTTCTTGGTATAAGCTTCTGTGAATGCACTCCAAAATGGTGTAAGGATAATACTATATACCATTGTAATAATACTAAAATATTTAAAAGCTATATTATATGGAGTTACTTGTTCGGGGCCAAAAAGCTGAGAAATAATAATATTACTAGTTTGATATAATAAAATTACAGCAATTTGCAAACCAAAAAATTTAACCCCAAGGCTCATTAAATCTCTTGCAAATTTAAATCTTACATATTTAAAAGAAGGAGCATAATTTTTATAACTGTGTCCATAAAACCAAAGGCTAGACAATGCTAATACTAATACTGGTGCTGAACTTAATGCTATCCCTAGGTATAGCAAATTTCCTGACGTTGATTTTGTAAGAATAAATATCACAATTAACGAGAATATATTTCCTAATAAATATAAGAATGCAGATTTAGCTGGTTGCTGGTTTGCTGTAATAATTGTAGTTATTAATTGTAATACAAACTGCACACTAAAAAATACAAAAACAATCATAGCTAATAGCGAAAGTTCAGTTGTCATAGTAGAAGGCGTATTTATTATTATTGCCCAATTTAGAAATGGATTAATGAAAATAAATATTACTAAAACAACTCCAATAATTATACTCAAGATAGCATATGTAGTACTAACATATATACGTGCCAATTCATGCTTTCCTTTTGCTAATGCTTCGGCAAATCGATTTCGCAATCCATTGCCAAAACCAATATCAAAAAAACCAAACCATCCAATAACAGAACTTAATGTTAGCCATACACCATATTTTGTCGGATTTATATAATTTATGGTAAGAGGAACTAATAATAAGCTTATAGCTATATTTAACCCTTTTATTATTACTGATGCAGCAATATTCTTTTTAGTTTTTAAACTTCTTTCATTTCCTTGAGTAAAATAATTAATTATAAATTCAGGAAAAATTGATTTTAAATATTTTTTAAGAATAGAAAGCTGATACTTTAAATTCACAGATATTATTTGTTTTTTTGATTATTATTAATTAAAATAACTTTCATGTTTTTTAATAAAATTATACCCACTCCTACACATCCTCCTAAAAATAACATTGTAATTATAATTAAACTTGATTTAGGGCTACTTTTTTTTAAAGGAATTTGAGCAGGATCCATTACATTAAAAACAGGTGTTTCTTCCTGAACTTTAATTTTTGATTGTTCTAATTGTTTCGCTAAAGCACTATATAAACTAAACGATAGATCATATTCGGACTGAAGTCTTTCTTCTTCAGTTTGAACAGAGGCTAATATCACATTTTTATTCCGGTCTTTATATATTGCCAATGCCTGCTGTGCTTCCATATATTTTGCTTCAGCCTCATTCGAACGTGCTTCAACAAACTTTAAATCGGTTTTTGCTTTTTTAGTTCTGTAATCAATTATATATCTCTTAAGGTCTTTTACTACATAACTTGTAACTTGAGCAACAACAAGTGGGTCTTGCATTTCAACACCAATAACAAACTTATTTGATTTTTTAAAATCCTGTTCTGTGCTTATACATCCCGCTAATGCCTCAATAATATCAGACTGTTTCTTTGTAATACGAATAGGTTCTACTGATATATCTTTTAGTGAATCTGATGAAACAACAAGAAGTTTTTTACCTGTAATATTATCATTTTTACCTCTTATCCATTCCATTATTTTTCCGGGCAATCCAATTGTATATTTAGCCACGAAACCTGCTAACGAAGAACGAGTATGCCTGTCAAGATATTGTTCAACAGTTAATGTGGAATCATATTTCGATTCAATAACTTTCTGTTTCATTATTTCAAGCAGGAATGGTGTGCTTTTAATAACTTCAGGATACAAATCAGGCACAAGAGCTTCCTTATCAGTTTTATTCATGCTAATTCCTGCCAATCCTCCAAACTGTTGCAATAAACCTGACATGCCACTTCCACTACTACTGGTTTCAACTACTAAAGTAATTTCTGATTTATATTCTTTTGGAGAAAATATAACAATAAAAATACCTAATACAAAAAAAACAATCATGGATTTTATTATTATTTTTCGTCCACTCCATATTTTTTTTGCAATATCAATTAAATCGATTTCGCTATCTTTATTTTCTTTTTTTGTTTGCGTTTCTGTCATTTATGAATTATTTCAAAATTTATTTTAAAGCATTCACAATTGTTATTATAATCAAAGCTAAAGATGACATAGCTGTCCCAAAACCTATTGCTTCTGTCGTGCTCATACCTTTTTTCAATGTTTTTTGTGGGACGACAATCTCTGCTCCCGGCTCTACTTTAGGATAATTTTTAATAAATAAAAATCGAGATGTTCTTTTTACAGAACCATTAATATTTACAACATATATTTTAGAAGGTTTTGCATCGTCCGAAAAACCACCCGATGAAGAAATATATTTTCTTACTCCGTAGCCTTTCATATATCTTACCACAACCGGGTATAATAATGCTCCGCTTAAACCAACTGTCTGCGGTTCTTTTGGAATTTTTATAACATCTCCTTTTTCTAAGAATAAGTCATACTTAGACCCCGCTTTTTTAAGAATTTTTTCCAGATCAATACTTATTGTTGTTTCTGTTTTATTAATTGTTTGGTCATCTATAGGTAAGGTATCATTCACTCTTTCTTTTAACTTTTCAATATCTTTTAATTGAAGTTTTTTCGCAGCAGAATTTTGTCTTGTTAATCTTGCTCCTTTTACGTATGCTTCAGGAGTAGTGCTTCCAGCACGTTTAATCAAATCTGATATACGTTCGGTTTTAGTTGTTATACTATAAAAACCGGGGAATAAAACTTCGCCATCAACTTTAACAATACTTTGCGATGAATATCCGGGAGATTTACGAATAAAAACATTATCAAAAGGCATTAACTCAAAATTTGATGCGGAATCTGACACTTTCAAATCTTTTGAAATTTGAAATTGATAAACTTCCGCAATTTTATCACTTGATGCTGTAGCATAATTATCTTTTATTCTTCTGTCAACTTCAATCTTTGCATATGATGCAGATTCGAGCAAACCTCCTGCCTTTACTATTAAATCTTCGATGGTTGTATTTTTTGTATAAGGATATTCTCCCGGTACACGGACCTCTCCATCAATTTTAATTGTATATTCTTCTTGTATATCAAATATTGATGATACAGATACAACATCTTCTCTTAATAATAAAGTTTGATACGATTGTGTAGTATCTTTTATTTCTACAGGAATTGTTTTTATTGTCAAATCATCTAAAGTACGATAAATTATAACACGACTTTTAAATGCATCTTCACGCAAGCCACTGGCTTTACGAATCAGTTCACCTAAAGTCGTATTATTGTCTAAAGCAAATATTCCCGGACGATTCACCGCTCCTTTTATTTCAACACGATTCTCGTATTTATTCAAAACTGTGTCAACTGAAACTTCATCACCGTTTGATAGTTTAAATGAATCCTGTTGTATTGATGGTACATCAAAGACTTTATATTGTTTCCCTGTTTTTCTTAATACTTTTACATTCTCAGTATATGCCTTGTCAGTGTAACCTCCGGCATAATAAATTAAATCTTTTAATTTTTCTGAAGTCTTCAAATCAAATAAACCTGTTCGTTTTACTTCACCTTTTATTTCGACACGGTTGTCGTATGCTGGAATAAAAATCACATCTTCGTCCTGAAGCCTCATATTCTTTGGTAGTTCACCTTTTAACAGAAATTCATAAATATCCAGTTCCGCCACAGTCTTGTTATTTCTTATAATTTTCACATTACGCAAGGAACCATTTTCTGAAGGACCTCCTGCTACATACAATGCATTTAATGCTGTAGCTAATGATGATAATGTATATGTTCCGGGAAGTGCAACTTCTCCAACAATATTAACTTTAATACTTCTTACAGCACCAAGACTAACTTTTAAAAATGTATTTCCAATTGATAAACCGGTATAAATTGAAGTAAGCTCTTTTTTAACTTTATTTGTCGCCTGTTCGATTGTCATACCGCTAAGATAAATAGGACCAACATTACTTATTATAATATAACCTTCGGCAGTGATTTTTTGTTCGTATGTTTCCTGGGATGCACCCCACACATCAATTATTAATTTATCACCCGGACCTAACTGATAATTTAATGGAGTTGCAATGTTGGTGCTTGGTTCAAACGTTAACGATTTATTTGTAAACAATGAAAATCCAAAAATTTTATTTGCATAAGGATTTACCTCTTTATCAAGCGAATCATTTTTAACTTCAGCACTACGAGTTCTGCCTGTTGAACTATTATCATCTTTTATAGTAGTCTTTAATTTTGAAATACGGCTTTTAAGTTTAAGAATTTCAGAATCAGACATTCCTTTTGCTTTTGCTAAAGTTTCAATTTGATCTTCTGACATGCCCGACATTCCTGCCTTTTCAGCAATAGCTTTTACTTGCGTATCTGAAAGTTCATCAACTTTTACTTTACTTAAATCGACATTATCTATTTTCTGCGATTGAGAGAAAGCATTATTATAAAATGAAGTAAAAATTACCAGAACAAAAACTATTATAATATTTTTATATTTTTCCATTATATGATTGAATTATTAATTAATGTATTCATTATATACCATAGTAATTCCTTCTTCCAGATTATACTTGTGCTTAAATCCGAATTTATTTAATCTTGAGACATCTAAAAGTTTTTTTGGGGTTCCATCAGGTTTTGAATTGTCCCAATTTATAGTTCCTTTATATCCGACAATCTTTTTAATTAGTAAAGCTAAATCATATATCTTTAAATCAGCTCCTGTTCCTATATTCAGAAATGAGACACCTTCTGTTTTAATTAATTTTTCCGCATCGATATTTTCTAATACATAAACACAAGCCGATGCCATATCATCCACATGCAAAAATTCACGATAAACATTCCCAGTTCCCCATAATGTAACTACAACTTCTGATGATTTTTTTGTAATACCATATTTAGATAATATTTCAATAATCTTATATTCATCAGATGAACCGTCAATAGCTTCAATAGGTTTATTATTCAAATCTTTTTTTATTGCTGACCAATCGTTATTTTCCAAACATTTCCCCAAATGCATTTTACGAATTATTGCCGGAAGAACGTGCGATTTTTCCAAATCATAATTATCATTAGGCCCATACAGATTAGTGGGCATTACTGAAATGAAATTTGAACCATACTGCTGATAATAACTTTCACACATTTTAATTCCCGCAATCTTAGCAATGGCATAAGGCTCATTTGTTTTTTCCAGTTCTCCTGTTAATAAATATTCTTCCTTTAATGGCTGCGAAGCTAATTTAGGATATATGCACGAGCTTCCAAGAAATAATAATTTTTTTACACCATATTTATATGCACTATGAATAATATTATTTTGAATTGCCAGATTCTCGTATATAAACTGTGCACGATAAGTACTATTAGCAAGAATACCACCAACCTTAGCAGCTGCATCAATTACATAATCAGGTTTTTCTTTTTCAAAAAAAGTTTCAACCTCTGCCTGGCGAGTAAGATCAATATTTTCGATTGAAGCAAAAACAAAATTAGAATATCCCTTTGCTAACAAACAACGATGTATTGCAGAACCCACCAATCCTGTATTCCCGGCAATAAAAATTTTTGAATCTTTTTTCATCATTATTTATAAAGCTCTTTTTTTAGCTTTTTTATAATCAGCCTGCACCATTATTTTCACCAAATCTTTAAAAGTAGTTTTTGGCTTCCATCCTAATATATTTTTTGCTTTAGAATAATCTCCTATTAATATCTCTACTTCTGTCGGACGAAAATATTTTGGGTCTATTGCAACCACCTCTTTATTTGATGACTTCAATATTCCAACTTCATCTTTCCCTTTGCCTTTCCAAATTATTTCTTCATCCAAAACTTTAAACGATTCCTCAACAAACTCTTTCACAGTATGAGTTTCATTTGTTGCAAGAACATAATCATCAGGTTTATCAGCCTGCAATACTCTCCACATTCCTTCAACGTATTCAGGAGCATAACCCCAATCTCGTTTTGCATCCAAATTACCAAGTAATAATTTTTCCTGTTGACCTAAAACTATTTTAGCCACAGCAACCGATATCTTACGAGTAACAAAAGTTTTTCCTCGTCTTTCACTTTCGTGATTAAAAAGTATTCCATTGCATGCGTACAAATTATATGCTTCACGATAATTCACCGTAATCCAGTATGAATATAATTTTGCTGCAGCATAAGGACTACGTGGATAAAAAGGTGTCTTCTCACTTTGAGGAATCTCTTGTACTTTCCCATATAATTCTGATGTTGAAGCTTGATAAAAACGAGTTTTCAACCCTGTTTCTTTAATAGCATCCAAAAAACGAAGAGTACCAATTCCATCTACTTCTGCTGTATACTCAGGCACTTCGAATGAAACCTGAACATGACTTTGAGCACCAAGGTTGTATATTTCATTGGGCTGTACCTTTTCAACTAAACGATTCAGATTACTTGAATCTGTTAAATCACCATAATGCAGAAATAACTTTTTATTTAAAATTGAATTATCAGAATAAAGATGGTCGATCCGAAAAGTATTGAAAGAGCTGGAGCGACGAATAATTCCATGAACAGTGTACCCTTTTTCAATTAATAGTTCTGTTAAATACGATCCATCTTGACCTGTAATACCACTAATCAGTGCAGTTTTCATATTAATATTTTGATTTTCCTATTTACAGCTTCGCCCTGTCGGTT
This window of the Bacteroidales bacterium genome carries:
- a CDS encoding glycosyltransferase, with product MNILHISSPDFKASGIMTEIFHLELKKRGYNSKVLLLHTHKATNDINAVYVGCFSKLYLRGINFFKRKIYTFFAKFSIVKNIKADAKYCFLYLNQYKTLVRTKQIVRKISIKPDAIILYFLQDFIHPKNIYELYIIYKVPILWVFPDMNPMTGGCHYNWGCEGYKYECGKCPALKSNDPNDITHKNFIFKQRYFKSVKFITFFGGDEINYSSIFKNITNKKLQAPINPDIFKPNNKIEVRAKMGLPTDKKIIFFGAQYINEERKGIKLLIHALNLIKKYKPQNIEDVFLVLAGRCDDTLLESLPFPYKFLGLLDANRELPAAFQAANVFVSPSIQDAGPIMVNMSIMCGTPVVSFNIGVAKDLVVDGETGYRVELGELNKFAEGVQRILDLNSSEYIKMSNNCRELGLKLSTTERQVDVILEAIKNNN
- a CDS encoding oligosaccharide flippase family protein, producing the protein MNLKYQLSILKKYLKSIFPEFIINYFTQGNERSLKTKKNIAASVIIKGLNIAISLLLVPLTINYINPTKYGVWLTLSSVIGWFGFFDIGFGNGLRNRFAEALAKGKHELARIYVSTTYAILSIIIGVVLVIFIFINPFLNWAIIINTPSTMTTELSLLAMIVFVFFSVQFVLQLITTIITANQQPAKSAFLYLLGNIFSLIVIFILTKSTSGNLLYLGIALSSAPVLVLALSSLWFYGHSYKNYAPSFKYVRFKFARDLMSLGVKFFGLQIAVILLYQTSNIIISQLFGPEQVTPYNIAFKYFSIITMVYSIILTPFWSAFTEAYTKKDLNWIRLSMKKLKSIWLLLIGAIILMILFSNTFYFLWVGNTVHVPMSITIVMALYVMINLWNAIYSTFLNGVGHIKFQLVAGLIGALVNIPLSIYLGKTIGISGVILSTAILGLPGFIFYPMQYHKIIHFKAKGIWS
- a CDS encoding Wzz/FepE/Etk N-terminal domain-containing protein — translated: MTETQTKKENKDSEIDLIDIAKKIWSGRKIIIKSMIVFFVLGIFIVIFSPKEYKSEITLVVETSSSGSGMSGLLQQFGGLAGISMNKTDKEALVPDLYPEVIKSTPFLLEIMKQKVIESKYDSTLTVEQYLDRHTRSSLAGFVAKYTIGLPGKIMEWIRGKNDNITGKKLLVVSSDSLKDISVEPIRITKKQSDIIEALAGCISTEQDFKKSNKFVIGVEMQDPLVVAQVTSYVVKDLKRYIIDYRTKKAKTDLKFVEARSNEAEAKYMEAQQALAIYKDRNKNVILASVQTEEERLQSEYDLSFSLYSALAKQLEQSKIKVQEETPVFNVMDPAQIPLKKSSPKSSLIIITMLFLGGCVGVGIILLKNMKVILINNNQKNK